In the genome of Flavobacterium panacagri, one region contains:
- a CDS encoding sigma-70 family RNA polymerase sigma factor yields MRQLKITKQVTNRETASLDKYLQEIGKVDLITADEEVELAQRIKAGDQRALEKLTKANLRFVVSVAKQYQNQGLTLPDLINEGNLGLIKAAQRFDETRGFKFISYAVWWIRQSILQALAEQSRIVRLPLNKIGSINKINKMYALLEQSNERPPSAEEIAKELDMTVNDVKESMKNSGRHLSMDAPLVEGEDSNLYDVLRSGESPNPDRELIHESLRTEIERSLETLTPREADVVRLYFGLGDQHPMTLEEIGETFDLTRERVRQIKEKAIRRLKHTSRSKILKTYLG; encoded by the coding sequence ATGAGACAACTTAAAATCACCAAGCAGGTAACTAATCGTGAAACTGCATCGTTAGATAAATATCTACAAGAAATTGGAAAAGTTGACCTAATTACCGCTGATGAAGAGGTAGAATTAGCACAAAGAATAAAGGCTGGTGATCAAAGAGCTTTAGAAAAACTAACAAAAGCCAACCTACGTTTCGTAGTATCGGTGGCTAAACAATATCAAAATCAAGGATTAACTCTTCCGGATTTAATTAATGAAGGAAACTTAGGTTTAATTAAAGCAGCTCAACGTTTTGATGAAACTCGTGGTTTCAAATTCATTTCTTACGCTGTATGGTGGATCCGTCAATCGATTCTTCAGGCTTTAGCTGAACAATCTCGTATTGTACGTTTACCATTAAATAAAATTGGTTCTATCAATAAAATCAACAAAATGTACGCTTTATTAGAGCAGTCTAACGAGCGTCCGCCTTCTGCTGAGGAAATTGCAAAAGAACTTGATATGACTGTAAACGACGTAAAAGAGTCTATGAAAAACTCTGGACGTCACCTATCTATGGATGCACCTCTTGTTGAAGGTGAAGATTCTAACCTTTATGACGTATTACGTTCTGGTGAATCTCCAAATCCAGATAGAGAATTAATTCACGAATCTCTTCGTACTGAAATCGAGCGTTCTTTAGAGACATTAACGCCAAGAGAGGCTGATGTGGTACGTTTGTATTTTGGTCTTGGCGATCAGCACCCAATGACTCTTGAAGAAATTGGAGAAACTTTCGACCTAACTCGTGAGCGTGTTCGTCAGATTAAAGAAAAAGCAATCCGTAGATTGAAACACACTTCTAGAAGTAAAATCCTTAAAACTTATTTAGGATAA
- a CDS encoding LA_2272 family surface repeat-containing protein, producing MKRINQVMSVKSFIASRKVMLIYILLFSGSCFGQDNTSKATDTLIRNIPSSPSVVFDGRDINLHYFKWKSENNLRNDSIKIFSLSPISRRVNKVNGFVLGVGHYENANIKIQTINGLNVEASPLSLALFSISINVPFEALFVGINDNVISNVAFFDDCKDTYVKINGLNISSGGFTGGAELRGFNISIISGMNKMNGFSVGGILNTKNFSGVSISGLANISDSGNGIQIGSSNVSRRHKGIQIGLFNNSKDLRGMQFGLWNTNGKRKLPFINWQFKK from the coding sequence ATGAAAAGGATTAATCAAGTTATGAGCGTCAAATCTTTTATAGCTTCTCGCAAGGTAATGCTAATCTATATTTTATTGTTTTCTGGGTCTTGTTTTGGACAAGATAATACTTCAAAAGCCACAGATACTTTAATTCGTAATATTCCATCTAGTCCTTCTGTGGTATTTGATGGAAGGGATATTAATCTACATTATTTTAAATGGAAATCGGAGAATAATTTAAGAAACGACAGTATTAAGATTTTTAGTTTGTCGCCAATATCAAGAAGAGTCAATAAAGTAAATGGTTTTGTTCTTGGAGTAGGGCATTATGAGAATGCGAATATTAAAATTCAAACAATTAACGGGCTAAATGTTGAAGCTAGTCCTCTGTCGTTAGCTTTATTTTCGATTTCTATTAATGTGCCTTTTGAGGCTCTTTTCGTTGGAATTAATGACAATGTTATTAGTAATGTAGCTTTTTTCGACGATTGTAAGGATACTTATGTTAAGATAAATGGTTTAAATATAAGTTCTGGAGGATTTACTGGTGGTGCAGAACTAAGAGGTTTCAATATTTCTATAATCTCAGGAATGAATAAGATGAACGGATTTTCTGTTGGCGGAATATTGAATACGAAGAATTTTTCAGGTGTGAGTATTTCGGGGTTGGCTAATATATCCGATTCGGGAAATGGAATTCAAATTGGGTCATCCAATGTTTCCAGACGACACAAGGGAATTCAAATTGGATTATTTAATAATTCTAAAGATTTAAGAGGAATGCAGTTTGGTCTTTGGAATACAAACGGAAAACGCAAACTTCCTTTTATTAATTGGCAGTTTAAAAAATAA
- a CDS encoding TonB-dependent receptor, with product MRKLLLILLAIISNQLLFAQDTNEKLSIELKNADLMTVIQTIEKSSSYRFYFDSEWIKSNKNLYTASYKDASVDEILSKVFSNTSLNFFILKKKVILTNNSSIHDKLPANYFPDANDPASQVSRRAQNPVFYQQYDSLNSSSSKKNNSIVFIGKESDITDKKTSNLSGYIRDVATNKPESNVNIKIRNKNISTVTDNEGHYSLQLPIGINVIEIKSLNYKKKVQTVMVYNDGTLDFEIHEDSNQLDEVVIKKRGKRITETAVSGLVSIDIEAVKTVPLILGERDLFKVATTFPGIKTTGEGSAGFNVRGGKEDQNLILLNNAVLYNPQHFLGFFSAINPYVTKKADIYKGSIPVDFGGRLSSVFDISTKNGNAEKISGEGAVGPITSNITIGLPIQKNKSSLLVGARATYSDWILKSLDDEDLKNSEAGFYDVILKYNNTINKNNAVEATAYYSKDRFRISSDSLYKYSNRLISAKWDHTFNPKNKSALIFTNSEYKFNIDYDTDGDNAFDFGYKINETQLMMKFNYAYNEKHNITYGLSSKLYHVNPGYQNPKNPESALVPITIEKEKGLESAIFIGDNFKLNDKLLIDVGLRYSFYAALGEATERIYQDDAPMNDGTLVDTKHYGNNQVMTTYGGFEPRVSARYFFTKDFSVKASFDQTRQYIHLLSNNTTQSPTDSWTLSNTNVKPQSGKQYSLGLYKTIMDDEIELSLEGYYKKSKNIMDYKVGANLLLNEAIETQLLQGEGKAYGVEFLLKKQMGRLNGWLGYTYSRTFIKLDSKFDSERINNGDFFPANFDKPHDLSAILNYKFTKRYSISTNFLYQTGRPITYPIGTFQYGNAEYTLYSDRNAYRIPDYIRLDIGINIEGNHKIKKLAHSFWNISVYNVLGRNNPYSIYFATENGQVKAYKTSIFSIPVPSITYNFKF from the coding sequence ATGAGAAAACTTCTACTTATTCTATTAGCCATCATTTCCAATCAACTCCTTTTTGCTCAAGATACCAATGAAAAGTTATCAATTGAATTAAAAAATGCAGATTTGATGACTGTTATTCAAACTATTGAAAAATCATCATCATATCGTTTTTATTTTGATTCTGAATGGATTAAATCAAACAAAAACTTATATACAGCAAGCTATAAAGATGCTTCTGTTGATGAAATACTAAGCAAAGTATTTAGTAATACGAGCCTTAATTTTTTCATCTTAAAGAAGAAAGTAATTTTGACAAATAATAGTAGCATTCACGACAAACTGCCTGCAAATTATTTTCCTGATGCTAATGATCCTGCTAGTCAAGTTAGCAGAAGAGCTCAAAACCCTGTGTTTTACCAACAGTACGATTCTTTGAATAGCAGCAGTTCTAAGAAAAACAACAGCATTGTGTTTATTGGTAAAGAATCTGATATTACAGATAAAAAAACCAGCAATTTATCAGGATACATTAGAGACGTTGCTACAAATAAGCCTGAATCTAATGTTAACATCAAAATACGCAATAAAAACATAAGTACAGTTACCGACAATGAAGGGCATTATAGCTTACAGTTGCCAATTGGTATTAACGTGATCGAAATAAAATCACTTAATTACAAGAAAAAGGTGCAAACCGTGATGGTCTATAATGACGGAACGCTTGATTTTGAGATACACGAAGACAGCAACCAGCTGGATGAAGTAGTAATCAAAAAAAGAGGGAAAAGAATCACTGAAACCGCTGTATCAGGATTAGTATCTATAGATATTGAAGCCGTAAAAACTGTTCCATTAATATTAGGAGAACGTGATCTTTTTAAGGTTGCTACTACTTTTCCTGGAATCAAAACTACAGGTGAAGGTTCTGCAGGATTTAATGTTCGTGGTGGTAAAGAAGACCAAAACTTGATTCTCTTGAATAATGCCGTTCTTTATAACCCTCAGCATTTCTTAGGCTTTTTCTCTGCTATAAACCCTTACGTTACCAAAAAAGCAGACATTTACAAAGGAAGTATTCCTGTAGATTTTGGAGGACGCTTATCGTCTGTATTTGACATTAGCACAAAAAATGGGAATGCTGAAAAAATTTCTGGAGAAGGTGCTGTTGGCCCTATAACTTCTAATATTACTATTGGGTTACCAATTCAAAAAAATAAATCAAGTCTTCTTGTAGGTGCAAGAGCCACTTATTCTGACTGGATTTTAAAATCTTTAGACGATGAAGATTTAAAAAATAGTGAAGCTGGTTTTTATGATGTTATCTTAAAATACAACAATACCATCAATAAAAATAACGCTGTTGAAGCCACTGCATATTACAGTAAAGACCGTTTTAGAATAAGTTCAGATTCGCTATACAAATACAGCAACCGACTTATTTCTGCAAAATGGGATCATACCTTTAATCCAAAAAACAAATCGGCTTTAATTTTCACAAACAGTGAATACAAATTTAATATTGACTACGATACTGATGGGGACAATGCTTTTGATTTTGGATATAAAATCAACGAGACACAACTAATGATGAAATTCAATTATGCGTACAATGAAAAACACAATATAACCTACGGGCTTTCAAGCAAGTTATACCATGTAAATCCTGGTTATCAAAATCCTAAAAATCCTGAGTCAGCTTTAGTACCCATTACTATTGAAAAAGAAAAAGGCTTAGAATCGGCTATTTTTATTGGAGATAATTTTAAATTGAATGATAAATTATTAATCGATGTAGGTTTACGTTATTCCTTTTATGCTGCTTTAGGAGAAGCTACAGAACGTATTTATCAAGATGATGCCCCTATGAATGACGGAACCCTTGTTGACACAAAACACTATGGAAATAATCAGGTAATGACAACTTATGGCGGTTTCGAACCCCGCGTTTCTGCTCGTTATTTTTTCACCAAAGACTTTTCTGTAAAAGCCAGTTTTGACCAGACGAGACAATACATACATCTCTTATCCAACAACACGACACAATCTCCTACTGACAGCTGGACATTATCTAATACAAATGTGAAACCTCAAAGCGGAAAACAATATTCCCTAGGTTTATACAAAACGATAATGGATGATGAAATCGAACTTAGTCTAGAAGGTTATTACAAAAAATCCAAAAACATAATGGATTATAAAGTGGGAGCAAACCTATTACTTAACGAAGCTATAGAAACACAGCTATTACAGGGTGAAGGAAAAGCGTATGGTGTAGAGTTTTTACTTAAAAAGCAAATGGGAAGATTAAATGGGTGGCTTGGATATACTTATTCTAGAACATTTATAAAATTGGATAGTAAATTTGACTCTGAAAGAATAAATAATGGAGATTTTTTTCCTGCTAATTTTGACAAACCGCATGATTTAAGTGCCATTTTAAATTATAAATTTACAAAGCGTTACAGCATATCCACTAATTTCCTGTATCAAACAGGGCGACCAATTACTTATCCTATTGGAACTTTTCAATATGGAAATGCAGAATATACATTATATAGCGACAGAAATGCATATAGAATCCCAGATTACATTCGTTTAGACATTGGAATCAATATTGAAGGAAACCATAAAATTAAAAAGCTAGCGCATAGTTTCTGGAATATTTCAGTTTACAATGTATTAGGACGAAACAATCCATATTCAATCTATTTTGCGACAGAGAACGGACAGGTAAAAGCTTACAAAACATCTATTTTTTCAATTCCTGTTCCAAGTATAACTTATAATTTTAAATTTTAA
- a CDS encoding DUF4249 domain-containing protein produces MHFKTINIKYKSKFILLLLLTLLINSCTESYNLQTNTYEEAIVIEATLTNELKKQEIKITKTARFEDEGTTTETGATVVIKDDLSNEYVFTEQSDRYVSEVEFQAIAGRQYHLEVKTKDGKVYESSTETLTTVSPITEIVPTAVTKNKEGLGVQINVNSYDPTGTSKYYRYEYEETFKIVAPKWSSERAIVTGPQRITVQQDNDPNKKICYATKKSTDIIITSTNSLTEDRVNFPVRFIKEDDYIIAQRYSILITQYVENQEAYAFHKIMKEMATSSSVLSPKQPGVLSGNIRCTSNVDEKVIGYFDVTSVSSQRIFFNYTDLFPPTNTPAYLNPCENVSYRYCFQLNANPPCDGPALISGIQSNAITYLAGEGSANYTMVDAACGDCTTFASNIIPSFWKD; encoded by the coding sequence ATGCATTTTAAAACTATAAATATCAAATACAAAAGTAAATTCATTCTTTTACTACTATTAACCCTTTTGATTAATAGCTGTACAGAATCTTACAATTTACAGACCAACACCTATGAAGAAGCTATAGTTATTGAAGCAACATTAACTAATGAACTTAAAAAACAAGAAATAAAAATCACTAAAACTGCTCGTTTTGAAGATGAAGGAACAACCACAGAAACAGGTGCAACTGTTGTTATAAAGGATGATCTTAGCAATGAGTATGTTTTCACAGAACAGTCTGACAGATATGTTTCTGAAGTAGAATTTCAAGCTATTGCCGGTAGACAATATCATTTAGAAGTAAAAACTAAAGACGGCAAAGTTTACGAATCATCTACTGAAACTTTAACGACTGTAAGTCCGATAACCGAAATTGTTCCAACCGCTGTTACAAAAAACAAAGAAGGACTTGGTGTTCAAATTAATGTAAACAGTTACGACCCAACAGGAACTTCAAAATATTACCGATATGAATATGAAGAGACTTTCAAAATTGTAGCTCCAAAATGGTCTTCTGAAAGAGCTATCGTTACAGGGCCTCAAAGAATAACTGTTCAACAAGACAATGATCCTAACAAGAAAATTTGCTACGCAACAAAAAAATCAACTGATATCATTATAACCAGTACAAACAGTTTAACAGAAGACCGCGTCAATTTCCCTGTACGATTTATCAAAGAAGATGATTACATTATTGCTCAAAGGTACAGTATATTGATAACGCAATATGTAGAAAACCAAGAAGCTTATGCTTTTCATAAAATCATGAAAGAAATGGCAACTTCTTCTAGTGTTTTATCACCAAAACAACCTGGAGTACTTTCTGGTAATATAAGATGCACCAGCAATGTAGATGAAAAAGTAATCGGCTATTTTGATGTTACGTCTGTATCATCACAAAGAATCTTTTTTAATTATACCGATTTGTTTCCGCCAACAAATACTCCTGCCTATTTAAACCCATGCGAAAATGTTTCTTATAGATACTGCTTTCAACTTAATGCAAACCCTCCATGCGATGGACCAGCATTAATTTCTGGTATCCAAAGTAACGCCATCACCTATTTAGCGGGCGAAGGATCAGCAAACTATACCATGGTAGATGCTGCTTGCGGGGACTGTACAACATTTGCGTCTAATATAATACCTTCATTTTGGAAAGATTAA
- a CDS encoding polyribonucleotide nucleotidyltransferase gives MIPQLFVEKIDLGDGRSITIETGRLAKQADGSVVVRMGDTMILATAVSARTSNPGVDFLPLTVDYREKFAAAGRFPGGFFKREARPSDSEVLTMRLVDRVLRPLFPDDYHAETQVMIQLMSHDETVMPDALAGLAASAALAVSDIPFYNLISEVRVARIDGKLVINPSREELEKSDIDMMIGASMDSVAMVEGEMKEISEAEMIEAIKFAHEAIKVQIQAQYRLQEAFGKKEIRTYEGERENEEIYKKVKDAAYDKIYAIAKVGSAKHERGAAFAEVKEEVKALFTEEELAADGDLVSKYFYKTNKEAVRNVVLELGVRLDGRKTTDIRPIWCEIDYLPRVHGSSLFTRGETQALATVTLGTSREANQIDSPSEQGEEKFYLHYNFPPFSTGEAKPLRGTSRREVGHGNLAQRALKNMIPADCPYTIRVVSEVLESNGSSSMATVCAGTMALMDAGVQMVKPVSGIAMGLITDGEKFAVLSDILGDEDHLGDMDFKVTGTADGITACQMDIKIDGLRYDIMEQALAQARDGRLHILGKLTETIASPRADVKAHAPKIITRTIPGNFIGALIGPGGKVIQELQKATGTTIVINEVDEQGVVEILGTDPEGIKTVLAKIDALTFKPQMGEAYEVKVIKMLDFGAVVEYTAAPGNEVLLHVSELAWERTENVADVVKMGDVFQVKYLGIDPKTKKEKVSKKALVPRPPREEKKE, from the coding sequence ATGATTCCACAATTATTTGTAGAAAAGATCGATTTAGGTGATGGCAGAAGCATCACAATCGAGACAGGACGTTTAGCGAAACAAGCTGACGGTTCTGTAGTAGTTAGAATGGGCGACACTATGATTCTTGCAACAGCAGTATCAGCTCGCACATCAAATCCAGGCGTTGATTTTTTACCGTTAACGGTAGATTACCGCGAAAAATTCGCAGCAGCAGGTCGTTTCCCTGGAGGTTTCTTTAAAAGAGAAGCACGTCCAAGCGACAGCGAAGTATTGACAATGAGATTAGTTGACCGTGTTTTACGTCCACTTTTCCCAGACGATTACCATGCTGAAACACAAGTTATGATTCAATTAATGTCTCATGACGAAACTGTTATGCCAGATGCTTTAGCTGGTTTAGCGGCTTCTGCAGCATTAGCAGTTTCAGATATTCCATTTTACAACTTAATTTCTGAAGTACGTGTTGCACGTATCGACGGAAAATTAGTAATCAACCCAAGCAGAGAAGAATTAGAAAAATCTGATATCGACATGATGATTGGAGCTTCTATGGATTCTGTAGCAATGGTTGAAGGTGAGATGAAAGAAATCTCAGAAGCTGAAATGATCGAAGCTATTAAATTTGCTCACGAGGCTATCAAAGTTCAAATTCAAGCTCAATATCGTTTACAGGAAGCTTTTGGTAAAAAAGAAATCCGTACTTACGAAGGAGAGAGAGAAAACGAAGAAATTTACAAAAAAGTAAAAGACGCAGCATACGATAAAATCTATGCTATTGCAAAAGTTGGTTCAGCTAAACACGAAAGAGGCGCTGCATTTGCTGAAGTAAAAGAAGAAGTTAAAGCTTTATTTACTGAAGAAGAATTAGCTGCTGACGGTGATTTAGTTTCTAAATATTTCTACAAAACAAACAAAGAAGCTGTTCGTAATGTAGTATTAGAATTAGGTGTTCGTTTAGATGGTAGAAAAACTACAGACATCAGACCAATTTGGTGTGAAATTGATTATTTACCAAGAGTTCACGGTTCATCTTTATTTACTCGTGGAGAAACTCAAGCTTTGGCAACTGTAACTTTAGGAACTTCTAGAGAAGCAAACCAAATCGATTCTCCATCTGAACAAGGTGAAGAGAAATTCTACTTACACTATAACTTCCCTCCTTTCTCAACTGGTGAAGCAAAACCATTAAGAGGAACTTCAAGAAGAGAAGTTGGTCATGGTAACTTAGCTCAAAGAGCATTAAAAAATATGATTCCTGCTGATTGTCCTTATACAATTCGTGTTGTTTCTGAAGTTTTAGAATCTAATGGTTCTTCTTCTATGGCAACAGTTTGTGCTGGTACAATGGCTTTGATGGATGCTGGAGTTCAAATGGTAAAACCAGTTTCTGGTATTGCTATGGGATTGATTACTGACGGAGAGAAATTTGCTGTATTGTCTGATATTTTAGGTGATGAAGATCACTTAGGAGATATGGACTTTAAAGTAACTGGAACCGCCGATGGTATTACAGCTTGCCAAATGGACATCAAAATTGATGGTTTACGTTATGACATTATGGAACAAGCTTTAGCTCAGGCTCGTGATGGACGTTTACATATTTTAGGAAAATTAACTGAGACAATCGCTTCGCCAAGAGCTGACGTAAAAGCTCACGCACCAAAAATCATTACCAGAACTATTCCTGGAAACTTTATTGGAGCATTAATTGGCCCTGGAGGAAAAGTAATTCAAGAATTACAAAAAGCTACAGGAACTACAATTGTAATCAACGAAGTTGACGAACAAGGAGTTGTTGAAATTTTAGGAACTGACCCAGAAGGAATTAAAACAGTATTAGCTAAAATTGATGCTTTAACTTTCAAACCTCAAATGGGAGAAGCTTACGAAGTTAAAGTAATCAAAATGCTAGATTTTGGAGCCGTAGTAGAATATACTGCTGCACCAGGAAACGAAGTATTGCTTCACGTATCTGAGCTTGCTTGGGAACGTACTGAAAACGTTGCTGATGTAGTTAAAATGGGAGATGTTTTCCAAGTAAAATACTTAGGAATTGACCCTAAAACTAAAAAAGAAAAAGTGTCTAAAAAAGCACTTGTTCCAAGACCTCCACGTGAGGAGAAAAAAGAGTAA
- a CDS encoding energy transducer TonB: MKQILRILFFILIAAKGFSQNAVTANRLIYLDSMWVPATQENYKYTRLIEEYYSDKKSYIYKDYYKSGKIKFIATTTDRDIMKIEGQAVSYYENGNKKYTVNYVNSKKSGKEFNWYENGNIKSEVYYPEDGKGSIEGKLNNFWNPEKEQIITDGNGYYSYKSKNSEEAGQIKDGEPEGTWKGSDFRRKTSFIEMYKNGKLVSGITTDSLNIKHSYSTKYLQPSPQNGINSFYSYIGKSMRIPFEARKVSGKIYMTFIVDEEGNLVEPKVIKGVGYGIDENAIQLIKEAKKWNPGKNRGIPVRALYKLPITIMAK, encoded by the coding sequence ATGAAACAAATCTTACGTATTTTATTTTTTATTTTAATTGCTGCAAAAGGATTTTCACAAAATGCTGTAACTGCTAATAGGTTAATTTATTTAGATTCCATGTGGGTGCCAGCTACTCAAGAAAATTATAAATACACTAGACTTATCGAAGAATACTACTCAGATAAAAAATCTTATATCTATAAAGACTATTACAAATCTGGAAAGATAAAATTTATTGCCACAACTACAGACAGAGATATTATGAAAATTGAAGGACAGGCTGTTTCTTACTATGAAAATGGAAATAAAAAATATACTGTCAACTATGTCAATTCAAAGAAATCAGGAAAAGAATTTAACTGGTACGAAAATGGAAATATAAAATCTGAGGTTTACTATCCTGAAGATGGAAAAGGCAGTATTGAGGGCAAACTAAACAACTTTTGGAACCCCGAAAAAGAACAAATTATAACAGATGGAAATGGATATTACTCCTATAAAAGCAAAAACAGTGAAGAAGCCGGGCAAATAAAAGACGGCGAACCAGAAGGCACATGGAAAGGAAGTGATTTTAGGAGAAAAACAAGTTTCATTGAAATGTATAAAAATGGGAAATTGGTTTCTGGCATTACCACGGATTCTCTAAATATAAAACATTCCTACAGTACTAAATACCTTCAACCAAGTCCTCAGAATGGAATAAATTCATTCTACAGTTATATCGGGAAGTCAATGCGCATTCCTTTTGAAGCCAGAAAAGTGTCTGGAAAAATATACATGACCTTTATAGTAGATGAAGAAGGAAATCTAGTAGAACCAAAAGTAATAAAAGGCGTTGGTTATGGCATCGATGAAAACGCAATACAATTAATTAAAGAGGCTAAAAAATGGAATCCAGGAAAAAACAGAGGTATTCCAGTAAGAGCTCTTTATAAATTGCCAATAACTATAATGGCAAAATAA
- a CDS encoding CDP-alcohol phosphatidyltransferase family protein encodes MKNIPLMLIAFRLLLGPILIILTYNCGNEIRKELVGLIFLGLLSDIFDGIIARRLGTSSEKIRRMDSQTDLVFWLCIAWCSWVLNPEIILENACPIVVIFIMEALTYVFSFMKFGKETCTHALLSKLWGINLLLAFVGMIGFGYSGITFSLAIIFGIIGHIDVLLIILILPKWTFDVPSCYHAYLIRNNIPFKKNKLFN; translated from the coding sequence ATGAAAAATATACCATTGATGCTTATTGCTTTCAGGCTTTTATTAGGTCCTATTTTAATAATTCTGACTTACAATTGTGGAAACGAAATTAGAAAAGAACTTGTTGGTTTAATTTTCCTTGGATTGCTGTCGGATATTTTTGACGGAATTATTGCCCGCAGATTAGGAACTTCTTCAGAAAAAATCAGAAGAATGGACAGTCAGACCGATTTGGTTTTTTGGTTATGTATTGCTTGGTGTTCATGGGTTTTAAATCCCGAAATAATACTAGAAAATGCATGTCCTATTGTTGTGATTTTTATAATGGAAGCATTGACTTATGTTTTCAGCTTTATGAAATTTGGTAAAGAAACTTGTACTCATGCTTTACTTTCTAAATTATGGGGTATCAATTTATTGCTCGCCTTTGTAGGGATGATAGGTTTTGGATATTCTGGAATTACTTTTTCTCTCGCAATTATTTTTGGAATTATCGGACATATAGATGTTTTGCTTATTATTTTAATTCTTCCAAAATGGACATTTGATGTGCCAAGTTGTTATCATGCGTATTTAATTCGGAATAATATTCCTTTCAAGAAAAATAAACTTTTTAATTAA
- the rpsO gene encoding 30S ribosomal protein S15, with translation MYLTKEKKEEIFAQHGGATNTGSAEGQIALFTYRISHLTEHLKKNRHDYNTERSLVLLVGKRRALLDYLKKKEINRYREIIKVLNIRK, from the coding sequence ATGTATTTAACTAAAGAAAAGAAAGAAGAAATCTTCGCACAACACGGTGGTGCAACAAACACTGGAAGCGCAGAAGGTCAAATCGCATTGTTCACTTACAGAATTTCTCACTTAACTGAACACTTGAAAAAAAATCGTCACGATTACAACACTGAGCGTTCTCTTGTACTATTAGTAGGTAAAAGAAGAGCTTTACTTGATTACTTGAAAAAGAAAGAGATCAACAGATATCGTGAGATTATCAAAGTATTGAATATCAGAAAATAA
- a CDS encoding fatty acid desaturase family protein, producing the protein MKAKYFNKSEEEKIFFTALKEKVHEKLKDKTISYGDARFWFKGLFWTLICYSSYSLLFWDSLSKIHFWIFYVIFQLAGLLIGFSFGHDASHNTAFKNKKANSVLHFFSFLTVGIDPLLWGLRHIRSHHLYANVEGSDIDIDKNPFLRLSPTHPWKPKHKYQAYYAPFVYMFTLLHSVFMSDWIYLFSNEYDWMKRGVSKAALYFRFLLYKVFYFSLVLVFPLLYAHFSWSFIVLTFLTASAFTSMVFIVMLVGTHFFDEADYPQPEGEFLEHTWAVHQLYTSCDWDADKSWARFLSGGSNCHAAHHLFPNICHTNYSEINNIIEETTKEYKQPYHHKTLFEMMFSHFKHLHKMGNPKQ; encoded by the coding sequence ATGAAAGCTAAATATTTTAATAAATCAGAAGAAGAGAAAATATTTTTTACGGCCTTAAAAGAGAAAGTACATGAAAAGCTAAAGGATAAAACGATTTCTTATGGCGATGCTAGGTTTTGGTTTAAAGGTTTGTTTTGGACTCTGATTTGCTATTCTTCCTATTCATTGCTTTTTTGGGATTCTCTGAGTAAAATACATTTTTGGATATTTTATGTGATTTTTCAGTTAGCGGGATTGCTTATCGGATTTAGTTTTGGTCATGATGCTTCTCATAATACGGCATTCAAAAATAAAAAGGCAAATTCGGTGTTGCACTTTTTTAGTTTTTTAACCGTTGGAATAGATCCATTGCTTTGGGGGTTGAGACATATTCGCTCACATCATTTGTATGCAAATGTTGAAGGAAGTGATATTGACATCGATAAAAATCCATTTTTGAGATTGAGCCCAACGCATCCATGGAAACCAAAACATAAATACCAGGCTTACTACGCACCATTTGTTTACATGTTTACCTTGTTGCATTCTGTTTTTATGAGCGACTGGATCTATTTGTTTTCAAATGAATATGACTGGATGAAAAGAGGGGTTTCTAAAGCGGCATTGTATTTTAGATTTTTATTGTATAAAGTATTTTATTTTTCTCTTGTATTGGTTTTTCCATTGTTGTATGCTCACTTTTCATGGTCTTTTATTGTTTTGACTTTTCTAACAGCAAGTGCTTTTACTTCGATGGTTTTTATTGTTATGCTTGTAGGAACGCATTTCTTTGATGAAGCAGATTATCCTCAGCCCGAAGGAGAGTTTTTAGAACATACTTGGGCAGTTCATCAGCTTTATACCAGCTGCGATTGGGATGCTGATAAAAGTTGGGCAAGATTTTTAAGCGGAGGATCTAACTGTCATGCGGCGCATCATCTTTTTCCAAATATCTGTCATACTAATTATAGTGAAATCAATAATATAATTGAAGAAACTACAAAAGAATATAAACAGCCTTATCATCATAAAACGTTATTTGAAATGATGTTTTCTCATTTTAAGCATTTGCATAAAATGGGAAATCCAAAACAATAA